A part of Methanohalobium evestigatum Z-7303 genomic DNA contains:
- a CDS encoding DUF2149 domain-containing protein: MRSRRYRRTGILHDPEDENPMTGVANLFDIAMVFSVALLVALVMSHNIPELLNPTEDVTIVKNPGEKNMQIIEKKGQDIKVLNRTDEVGGGTGEALGTAYRLSDGRVVYVPENKSETS, from the coding sequence ATGAGATCCAGACGATACAGGCGTACAGGAATTCTGCACGACCCAGAAGATGAAAATCCGATGACCGGAGTTGCAAACCTTTTCGACATCGCGATGGTGTTCTCGGTGGCTTTGCTGGTGGCTCTTGTAATGTCGCATAACATACCTGAGCTGCTGAACCCTACAGAAGATGTGACTATTGTTAAAAACCCCGGGGAAAAGAACATGCAGATTATCGAAAAGAAGGGACAGGATATAAAGGTCCTGAACAGGACGGATGAAGTTGGTGGAGGGACGGGTGAAGCGCTGGGAACTGCTTACAGGTTATCTGATGGGAGGGTGGTTTATGTGCCTGAAAATAAGTCAGAAACATCATGA
- a CDS encoding cobaltochelatase subunit CobN: MQKKKRSLLVLSVLVLIMAVPGASAEENQTNTNITFILGTDVNEETLQTAASNSTIDEKLNVTVYTNNDTIPQGTNFSQSSVVFIESRNETFKNEWNKSIESAKGNGTSVIGYNLSSNVTSLSNVDLYSNNYTDIERYWIQGGKTNMKNMLKTMGQKFCEQWVGENITGPEVTHSETNITYILNSDNSVYYLNQVLSERDVINNRFDVTVMNGQEASENLTDVSDQDVVMLYMIGSSTMPEIKDSLLEAKNNGTQIGLFGMQDNYNVSTIDMENPPHNAMKEYLYNSSFSNMEHWIRYIGAELEDDYIEYKPSQPPAVPDHGIYHPDAFPRIFENSTTYFEWYKDHGYEESAPTIGIIGGGSLGKNELDYNADDVIIEELESKGCNVIYTTSKVCEEDVDYFTNNGSVLVDTIISQKGFYLNYGDQEKGVNYLEEYNVPVIKAVFDYYNSPADYNASTHGVNPQSLAFQVTQPEIDGATEYIWVAGRVQDPDNPDKYYYKAHDQQVDWLTDRAISWSELGRTDNSDKNISIIYYNHGGGKSNIGASYLDIASSFELLLQNMNNTGYDTGERDIPNASQFIDLFIESRNVGSWAPGELEKVVESGNVTLVPKDEYMEWYNDLPNSVREDVEDRWGEPPGDIMVYEDNFVIPAIQMGNVNFVPQPMRGDLSDESTIYHDKELPPTHHYLATYFWINQVYDADAMIHFGTHGTQEWLPGKEVGLWKYDYPSIMVSDTPVIYPYIMDNVGEGTQAKRRGNAVIIDHLTPPISSGGLYGNLTQLHDKIHSYETAENGTKSEYRETIIELYSSLNMEADLGVTSDELKNMNTSEFSEFVNTDIHDHLHKLKNTLMPLGLHTFGVAPEGEELVYMVKSMLGQDFIEHVMDVLPHQSDEEDMEIAADENATKLLNATILNGTEVTKAQEDILNTTDTNITEDLNTALNYSKKLQQTGREINQTLKAMDAGFIEPGPGNDPIRNPEALPTGRNFYSFDPRKFPDKETEERGAVLADQMLDKYKSEHGDYPKKVNYVLWSVETMRHEGLMEAQIYSLLGVEPVRDWGRIVGFDVIPAENITHPRIDVTVTPSGLYRDTFPYQLKLIDNAVRTVAALNESNETNYVRMNSLKMEEELKDMGYNNSTAVNLSRSRIFSEPPGSYGTGLPGAVTASDTWDSEDELADLYMSRMSNIYGQNNWGENYEDVFRLNLRDVEVAQHSDSSNLYGLIDNDDFYQYLGGVGLAVRSLTGENPEMYVADFKDADNPQINTLNEAFRTELRARYFNPTWISGMMEHDYAGAREFMKFTEHMWGWDAVSPELVKDSDWNEMYDIYVRDKYDLGMNEFMKSENPYQYQSTTARMLETTRKMGPDGNAYWKASDEIVNNLVKEYVDSVVENGVTCCHHTCGNPTLNEYVEGQMSVAGISPEKQEAYKKLMDEATGSEKQSTSEKETSSTDSLNSVQREMVNSSNTATSNQTQNSNSETGAGTDIGQDPGEKQSKSSDNYVEGYEMEEQSKDSKSKSSPMSFSGADIVGTMLVLLAVGAIVVGYKRRS; this comes from the coding sequence ATGCAAAAAAAGAAAAGAAGTTTACTAGTATTAAGTGTATTGGTATTGATAATGGCAGTACCTGGAGCATCGGCAGAAGAAAACCAGACGAATACGAATATAACTTTCATTCTGGGTACCGATGTAAACGAAGAAACACTTCAAACCGCAGCTTCTAACAGTACCATTGATGAAAAGTTAAACGTAACAGTCTATACTAATAACGATACAATACCACAGGGTACCAATTTTTCACAGTCATCAGTTGTCTTTATCGAATCCAGAAATGAAACTTTCAAAAATGAATGGAACAAGAGTATCGAATCGGCAAAAGGAAACGGTACCAGTGTGATAGGTTACAATTTATCCTCTAACGTCACCTCCTTATCAAATGTAGATTTATATTCTAACAATTACACCGACATTGAAAGATACTGGATACAGGGTGGCAAAACCAACATGAAAAACATGCTTAAAACGATGGGGCAAAAATTCTGTGAGCAGTGGGTTGGTGAAAACATCACAGGACCCGAAGTTACCCATTCAGAAACCAACATCACATACATACTCAATTCTGACAACAGCGTATATTACCTGAACCAGGTACTTTCAGAAAGAGACGTAATCAATAACCGTTTCGATGTAACTGTAATGAATGGCCAGGAAGCATCTGAGAATCTGACCGATGTTTCAGATCAGGATGTGGTAATGCTCTATATGATAGGGTCGAGCACTATGCCAGAAATCAAGGATTCACTTCTTGAAGCAAAAAACAACGGTACCCAGATAGGTCTTTTTGGCATGCAAGATAATTATAATGTATCAACTATCGATATGGAAAACCCCCCACATAATGCTATGAAGGAATACCTCTATAACAGCAGTTTTTCAAACATGGAACACTGGATCCGCTATATAGGAGCAGAACTTGAAGACGACTACATTGAATACAAACCTTCTCAACCACCAGCAGTTCCAGATCACGGAATATACCACCCGGATGCATTTCCCAGGATTTTTGAAAACAGTACTACATATTTTGAATGGTATAAAGACCACGGTTATGAAGAATCTGCACCTACCATCGGTATAATTGGTGGTGGTTCACTTGGAAAAAATGAATTGGATTACAATGCGGATGATGTTATCATAGAAGAGCTCGAATCCAAGGGCTGTAATGTCATCTATACGACCTCGAAAGTATGTGAAGAGGATGTGGATTATTTCACAAATAATGGGTCGGTACTTGTTGACACAATAATTTCTCAAAAAGGTTTTTATCTAAATTATGGAGACCAGGAGAAAGGTGTTAATTACTTAGAAGAGTATAATGTACCTGTAATAAAAGCGGTTTTTGATTATTACAATTCACCAGCTGATTACAATGCAAGTACCCATGGAGTCAACCCGCAGTCGCTTGCTTTCCAGGTAACACAACCCGAAATTGATGGTGCTACAGAGTATATCTGGGTAGCTGGCAGGGTACAGGACCCGGATAATCCCGACAAGTATTACTATAAAGCTCATGACCAGCAGGTTGACTGGTTGACAGACCGTGCCATATCATGGTCTGAACTCGGTAGGACTGATAATTCTGATAAAAATATCAGTATAATCTATTACAACCATGGAGGCGGAAAGAGTAACATAGGTGCCAGTTATCTGGATATAGCGTCCAGTTTTGAATTACTGCTACAAAACATGAACAATACCGGTTACGACACCGGTGAAAGGGATATACCAAATGCTAGTCAGTTCATCGACCTATTCATCGAAAGCAGGAACGTGGGTTCATGGGCACCAGGTGAACTTGAAAAGGTAGTAGAATCCGGAAATGTAACTCTTGTACCCAAAGACGAGTACATGGAATGGTACAATGATCTTCCGAATTCTGTCAGGGAAGATGTTGAAGACAGATGGGGAGAACCACCTGGCGACATCATGGTCTATGAAGATAATTTCGTGATACCTGCAATACAGATGGGAAATGTCAATTTCGTACCACAGCCGATGAGAGGTGATTTATCTGATGAATCAACAATTTACCATGATAAAGAACTGCCACCTACACACCATTATCTTGCGACATATTTCTGGATCAACCAGGTCTATGATGCAGATGCGATGATACATTTCGGGACCCATGGTACTCAGGAATGGCTTCCAGGTAAAGAGGTAGGGCTATGGAAATATGACTATCCATCTATAATGGTGAGTGATACTCCTGTTATCTATCCGTATATCATGGATAATGTAGGTGAAGGTACACAGGCCAAACGAAGAGGTAATGCGGTTATCATTGACCATCTGACACCACCTATATCATCAGGAGGTCTTTACGGTAACCTTACCCAACTGCACGATAAAATACATTCCTATGAAACGGCAGAAAACGGAACAAAATCTGAATACAGGGAAACGATAATAGAACTATACTCGTCTCTGAACATGGAAGCTGACCTTGGTGTGACCAGTGACGAACTGAAAAATATGAATACATCTGAATTCAGTGAATTCGTAAATACTGATATCCATGATCATCTCCACAAACTAAAGAACACATTAATGCCTCTTGGCTTGCATACATTTGGTGTTGCGCCAGAAGGTGAAGAACTGGTATACATGGTCAAATCCATGTTAGGCCAGGATTTCATTGAACATGTCATGGATGTGCTTCCACATCAGTCTGATGAGGAAGATATGGAGATAGCAGCTGATGAAAATGCTACAAAGCTTTTAAATGCAACAATATTAAACGGAACAGAAGTTACCAAAGCACAGGAAGATATTCTAAACACCACTGATACAAATATTACAGAAGACCTCAACACAGCACTGAATTACTCTAAAAAACTCCAGCAGACCGGCAGGGAGATAAATCAAACATTGAAAGCGATGGATGCTGGATTCATTGAACCAGGACCAGGGAACGATCCTATCAGGAACCCTGAAGCTCTTCCAACTGGACGTAATTTCTACAGTTTTGACCCAAGAAAGTTCCCCGATAAAGAAACCGAAGAGAGAGGTGCTGTACTTGCAGACCAGATGCTTGATAAGTATAAATCCGAACACGGAGACTATCCCAAAAAAGTGAACTATGTACTCTGGTCGGTTGAAACCATGCGTCATGAGGGTTTGATGGAAGCCCAGATATATTCACTACTGGGTGTAGAACCAGTAAGAGATTGGGGTCGGATTGTAGGATTTGACGTGATCCCTGCTGAAAATATAACCCATCCAAGGATTGATGTTACAGTGACACCTTCTGGACTGTACAGGGATACATTCCCGTATCAACTGAAATTGATAGATAATGCAGTCCGGACTGTTGCTGCACTCAATGAAAGCAACGAGACCAACTATGTGAGAATGAATTCCTTGAAGATGGAAGAAGAACTGAAAGATATGGGTTACAATAACAGTACAGCAGTAAACCTCTCCAGATCAAGAATATTCAGTGAACCACCTGGATCTTACGGCACAGGCCTGCCGGGAGCGGTTACTGCAAGTGATACTTGGGATAGTGAAGATGAACTGGCAGATTTGTACATGTCACGTATGTCCAATATATATGGACAGAACAACTGGGGTGAAAACTATGAAGATGTATTCAGGCTGAATCTAAGAGATGTAGAAGTTGCCCAGCACAGTGATTCCTCTAACCTCTACGGACTTATTGACAACGATGATTTCTACCAGTATCTTGGTGGTGTAGGTCTTGCAGTCAGGTCATTGACAGGTGAAAACCCTGAAATGTATGTAGCAGATTTCAAAGACGCTGACAATCCCCAGATTAATACACTGAATGAAGCATTCAGGACAGAATTAAGAGCACGATACTTTAACCCGACCTGGATATCCGGCATGATGGAACATGATTATGCAGGAGCAAGAGAGTTCATGAAATTCACCGAACACATGTGGGGCTGGGATGCTGTCTCACCGGAACTTGTAAAGGATTCAGACTGGAATGAGATGTACGATATTTATGTCAGGGATAAATACGACCTTGGAATGAACGAATTCATGAAATCCGAAAACCCGTATCAATACCAGTCTACCACAGCAAGGATGCTTGAAACCACACGTAAGATGGGTCCTGATGGGAACGCTTACTGGAAAGCTTCAGATGAAATCGTTAATAATCTGGTAAAAGAATATGTAGATTCAGTAGTAGAAAACGGTGTGACATGCTGCCATCATACCTGTGGTAACCCCACATTGAATGAATACGTTGAAGGTCAAATGTCAGTAGCTGGCATAAGCCCTGAAAAACAGGAAGCTTATAAAAAACTCATGGATGAAGCTACAGGGTCAGAAAAACAATCAACCAGTGAAAAAGAGACCAGCAGTACCGATAGTCTCAACAGTGTGCAGCGTGAGATGGTTAATTCATCCAACACTGCAACCAGTAATCAGACCCAGAACTCAAACTCTGAAACTGGTGCTGGAACTGATATAGGTCAGGATCCGGGAGAAAAACAATCCAAATCATCTGACAACTATGTTGAGGGTTATGAGATGGAAGAACAATCTAAAGATTCTAAAAGCAAATCCAGTCCAATGTCGTTCTCAGGCGCTGATATTGTAGGTACAATGCTTGTATTACTGGCTGTCGGTGCAATTGTCGTTGGATATAAGAGAAGAAGTTGA
- a CDS encoding PGF-pre-PGF domain-containing protein: protein MSAVSFASEPGVENRDEINTNNSQINFNKYEKEGSETYKDDIRNDKVFLKRKTIDTDSDRIETFSTSKFYTDSTQKYYIVQFDGIIKQKWKQQLENKVVNIINYIPNNAYLVKMDGSTKSGIEQMENVQWVGVFKPAYKISDQISNSEKASVNVTINIFKSSNISPVVEKVEKLNGSILQKYRNSLNVVIDKKNISQIAELNQISYIQQYTEPTLLNNKARQITNVSYVETCYNLNGDGQVIAVADSGIDSGADNETMHPDLNGSFKDIINYAGSDAADHNGHGTHVTGTVTGNGSARGAAPKSDIVFQALGDDDGNLTADINIYRLFSEAYNKSARIHTNSWGFVSELNDYGEHAKSVDEFMWDHKDMLILFAAGNEGDTEDNESISRPSTAKNCLTVGATENNRSSMGYSSDDVDEIAYFSSRGPTNDSRIKPDVVAPGTNILSTKANITSAENDYTYMSGTSMATPHVAGTASLVRQYYMDNLSVTPSASLIKTTLINGAYDITPVRYGDLQTQPNYVQGWGRLDVEKSIKSIQKGNIYYSDGVKLNTREVAETKIYVNNSSNPLKVTIGWTDYPGESYSSKALINDLDLTVIGPNGTDYYGNSEVVTSGHDRTNNIEEIDIMNPDTGVYTIKVDGYNVPQNPQPFSMVISGSIEKVKISSIEISPQNPTIYDNQTVLFNADIYDKNGNKINETVYWSSNNTTVGTINSTGYFTANVSGTANITANKDGTSNSTTVTVEKQPPELTNINVTPLDPIIYTNQTLDFDANTTDQYGNEVDVNVNWSVGNDSVGNINDTGTFTPNKTGITNITAKNGSIKDVTNITVKEIPYLDYANITVNSTRINANQSSIIPIDNPDLKFSLLTKDQYGDPYSFEPEWYSNNTTVGTINQSTGVFEINDTGLTKIYWTNSTNDTITGDTIENNITFDIQERKFDAIKITNVVSEFRPGNTHDFNATPVDQFGDGYEVIVNWTSSNLDVGTINNSTGVFNAVNTGSTNITAKNGSINNTFTIDVVKDEVESSTDSSSSGSSGSGGGAGGGNTGEEYENIKEELVQQEYVNYGEQVSYEFRTKENKIKRVQFEAKKTAGKVETRIEVLKDKSALVDENAPDKVYQNMNIWVGKAGFNNNIKNASIDFDVEKSWIEENDINESTIKMCRYHDDKWNKLQTQKLTENETVIKYRANTPGFSPFAITGENINKQDINTNSEDSELDGSNHTSINDNQTTKTANNTTMQSSGNGDVIGIGAWDMSWLILAIISIVVSISIYIKKRGT from the coding sequence TTGTCAGCTGTAAGTTTTGCATCAGAACCGGGTGTTGAAAACAGAGATGAAATAAATACGAACAACAGCCAGATAAACTTCAATAAATATGAAAAAGAAGGTTCTGAAACGTATAAAGATGACATTCGAAACGATAAAGTCTTCTTGAAAAGAAAGACAATAGATACGGATTCTGACCGAATAGAAACCTTCAGTACAAGCAAATTTTATACAGATTCTACTCAAAAATACTACATCGTACAGTTTGACGGTATCATCAAACAGAAATGGAAACAACAACTGGAGAACAAAGTTGTAAACATTATCAACTACATCCCCAACAATGCATATCTTGTTAAAATGGATGGTTCAACCAAATCTGGTATAGAACAAATGGAAAACGTTCAATGGGTGGGAGTTTTTAAACCTGCATATAAGATTTCAGACCAGATAAGCAATTCTGAAAAAGCATCTGTTAATGTTACTATCAACATATTCAAATCATCGAATATCAGTCCGGTTGTTGAAAAAGTCGAAAAACTGAATGGTTCCATACTTCAAAAATACAGGAATTCATTAAATGTGGTAATAGATAAAAAGAACATATCCCAAATCGCGGAATTGAATCAGATCAGCTATATACAACAATATACAGAACCAACTTTGCTCAACAATAAGGCGAGACAAATCACGAATGTATCATATGTAGAAACCTGCTACAACCTTAATGGTGATGGACAGGTCATAGCTGTCGCAGATTCCGGCATAGATTCAGGTGCGGATAACGAAACTATGCACCCTGATTTAAACGGCAGTTTTAAAGATATTATCAATTATGCTGGGAGTGATGCTGCAGACCATAATGGTCACGGCACTCATGTTACAGGTACTGTAACGGGTAACGGTTCTGCCAGAGGTGCTGCACCAAAATCTGATATTGTTTTTCAGGCTCTGGGTGACGATGATGGTAACCTTACTGCAGATATAAACATATACCGTCTGTTTTCTGAGGCGTATAACAAAAGTGCCAGAATACACACAAACAGCTGGGGTTTTGTCAGTGAGTTAAATGATTATGGAGAACATGCAAAAAGTGTAGACGAGTTTATGTGGGACCATAAAGATATGCTAATACTTTTTGCAGCAGGTAATGAAGGCGATACCGAAGATAACGAATCAATATCAAGACCTTCAACTGCTAAGAATTGTCTCACAGTGGGTGCAACTGAAAACAACAGGTCCAGTATGGGTTATAGTTCTGATGATGTTGATGAAATTGCATATTTCAGCAGCAGAGGTCCTACCAATGACAGCCGCATCAAACCGGATGTCGTTGCACCTGGAACTAATATTCTATCTACAAAGGCAAACATCACGTCTGCCGAAAATGACTATACATACATGAGCGGTACAAGTATGGCTACTCCTCATGTTGCAGGTACAGCATCTCTTGTTAGGCAATATTACATGGACAATTTAAGTGTCACTCCATCAGCCTCTCTTATAAAAACGACTCTTATCAACGGTGCTTATGACATAACTCCCGTTAGATATGGAGATTTGCAGACCCAGCCAAATTATGTACAGGGGTGGGGGCGTTTAGATGTAGAAAAATCTATTAAGTCAATTCAAAAAGGTAATATTTACTATTCCGATGGGGTAAAATTAAACACAAGAGAAGTTGCAGAAACGAAAATCTATGTTAATAATAGTTCTAACCCGCTAAAGGTAACAATCGGGTGGACTGATTATCCTGGCGAATCCTATTCATCAAAAGCACTCATCAATGACCTTGATTTAACTGTAATCGGTCCAAACGGTACTGATTACTACGGCAATTCTGAAGTTGTAACAAGTGGCCACGACCGTACAAACAACATCGAAGAGATAGACATCATGAACCCTGATACAGGTGTATACACGATTAAAGTCGATGGTTATAATGTACCACAAAACCCACAACCGTTTTCAATGGTAATCTCAGGTTCAATTGAGAAGGTCAAAATATCTAGCATTGAAATTTCACCGCAAAATCCAACTATATATGATAATCAAACGGTTTTATTTAATGCTGACATCTATGATAAAAATGGTAACAAAATAAATGAAACCGTGTACTGGTCAAGCAACAACACCACTGTAGGTACAATAAACAGCACGGGTTATTTCACAGCTAACGTATCAGGAACTGCAAATATTACTGCTAATAAGGATGGAACCAGTAATTCAACAACTGTTACTGTTGAAAAACAACCACCTGAATTAACCAATATCAATGTTACTCCATTAGACCCGATAATCTATACAAACCAGACACTGGATTTTGATGCCAATACAACCGACCAGTACGGAAACGAAGTCGATGTAAATGTAAACTGGTCTGTAGGTAATGATTCAGTCGGCAATATTAATGATACTGGTACATTCACTCCAAATAAAACAGGTATAACAAATATAACAGCAAAAAATGGCAGTATCAAAGATGTAACCAATATAACTGTTAAAGAAATACCATATCTCGACTACGCTAATATAACCGTAAACAGTACCAGAATAAATGCTAACCAATCCAGTATAATTCCAATCGATAATCCTGATTTAAAATTTTCATTATTAACAAAAGACCAGTATGGTGACCCATACAGTTTTGAACCTGAATGGTACAGCAACAATACTACAGTAGGAACCATTAATCAATCAACCGGTGTATTTGAAATAAACGATACTGGATTAACAAAGATATACTGGACCAACTCAACAAACGATACTATAACAGGTGACACTATAGAAAATAACATCACGTTTGATATCCAGGAACGAAAATTCGATGCTATCAAAATAACTAACGTGGTATCAGAATTTCGGCCCGGTAACACACATGACTTCAATGCTACACCTGTCGACCAGTTCGGTGATGGATACGAAGTTATAGTAAACTGGACATCCAGTAATCTGGATGTTGGTACAATCAACAATTCTACAGGTGTTTTCAATGCCGTAAATACTGGTTCAACCAACATAACCGCTAAAAACGGTTCCATCAACAATACATTCACTATTGATGTAGTAAAAGATGAAGTAGAATCCAGCACAGATAGTAGTTCCAGCGGAAGTTCCGGTTCAGGTGGTGGAGCTGGAGGTGGAAATACTGGAGAGGAATATGAAAACATCAAAGAAGAACTTGTCCAGCAGGAATATGTGAATTATGGTGAACAAGTATCATACGAATTCAGGACAAAAGAGAACAAAATAAAACGTGTTCAGTTTGAAGCAAAAAAGACTGCTGGTAAAGTTGAAACCCGTATCGAAGTTTTAAAAGATAAATCAGCGTTGGTGGATGAAAATGCTCCTGATAAAGTTTACCAGAATATGAATATTTGGGTGGGAAAAGCAGGATTTAACAACAACATAAAAAACGCATCTATCGATTTTGATGTTGAAAAATCCTGGATAGAAGAAAATGATATCAATGAATCTACAATCAAGATGTGCAGATATCACGATGATAAATGGAACAAGCTTCAAACTCAAAAATTAACTGAAAACGAGACAGTTATCAAATACAGGGCAAATACTCCTGGTTTTTCACCTTTTGCTATTACTGGTGAAAATATAAATAAACAGGACATAAACACCAATTCAGAAGACAGTGAATTAGACGGTTCCAATCACACATCAATCAATGATAATCAAACAACTAAAACAGCCAACAACACTACTATGCAATCCAGTGGAAATGGTGATGTTATAGGTATTGGTGCCTGGGATATGAGCTGGTTAATACTGGCAATTATTAGTATTGTAGTTAGTATTTCAATATATATCAAAAAGAGAGGTACCTAA
- a CDS encoding type IV pilin, whose amino-acid sequence MINRPQFTNNEEGVAPVVGIILMVAITVIAAAVIGASVFDITSKLKEPPEHLVFDNTEVILGSEYRKSGYWNSAGNWEDDDWNNAGPAKPDIDHIYIDYVRGPVVEGDEVGSVLIKWDGSDGKGGEFRFINPDYFDENTQQQLYSGKVGKFYTGNLKPGDRIDITLSHNLY is encoded by the coding sequence ATGATAAACAGACCTCAATTTACCAATAACGAGGAAGGGGTTGCTCCTGTAGTAGGAATTATTTTGATGGTAGCTATTACTGTAATCGCAGCTGCCGTTATCGGTGCAAGTGTCTTTGACATCACATCAAAACTAAAAGAACCACCAGAACACCTTGTTTTTGATAATACAGAAGTTATCCTTGGTTCTGAGTATAGAAAATCTGGTTATTGGAACTCTGCTGGTAATTGGGAAGATGATGATTGGAACAATGCAGGTCCAGCAAAACCAGACATAGACCACATCTACATTGATTATGTCCGTGGTCCTGTAGTTGAAGGGGATGAAGTAGGCTCTGTGCTCATAAAATGGGATGGTTCTGATGGTAAAGGTGGAGAGTTCCGTTTCATCAATCCGGATTATTTCGACGAAAATACCCAACAACAACTCTACTCAGGAAAAGTAGGAAAATTTTATACAGGAAATCTGAAACCAGGTGACAGGATAGACATTACTTTATCACATAACCTTTATTAA
- a CDS encoding MBL fold metallo-hydrolase — protein sequence MDNNTFIDRYFYSEPGLSFYIEDRNNKILFDTGYSNIFIENARKMGIDLQDLDYLVISHGHLDHTWGIVPLIRLYTEARLEKRPHKIPEFVLHPKALNSRVMDDTEIGCMLNPDKLRKHFDVKYTKVPYWLTENLVFMGEIPRKFDFENTEPLGKIETSGIYENDYLIDDSALAYKTSRGIVIITGCSHSGICNITEYAKEVCNDSRIIDIVGGFHLQNPSKKQLKGTVEYMMKLNPKETHACHCTDLYSKIELSKAVRIKEVGAGLQLIYE from the coding sequence GTGGATAACAATACATTTATAGACAGATATTTTTATAGCGAACCAGGATTATCATTTTATATAGAAGATAGGAACAACAAAATTCTTTTTGATACTGGATATTCCAACATATTTATAGAAAATGCCAGAAAAATGGGGATTGACCTGCAAGACCTTGATTACTTGGTTATTTCACACGGTCATCTTGACCATACATGGGGGATTGTTCCGTTAATCCGGTTGTACACAGAAGCCAGACTCGAAAAACGACCACATAAAATTCCAGAATTTGTTTTGCATCCTAAAGCACTGAATTCAAGGGTGATGGACGACACTGAAATCGGTTGTATGTTAAATCCTGATAAACTTAGAAAACATTTTGATGTAAAATATACTAAGGTTCCATATTGGTTAACTGAAAACCTTGTTTTTATGGGTGAAATACCCAGAAAATTTGATTTTGAAAATACTGAACCTTTAGGTAAAATTGAAACATCCGGGATATATGAAAATGATTACCTTATCGATGATTCCGCTCTTGCCTACAAAACATCAAGAGGAATTGTTATTATTACCGGATGTTCTCATTCAGGTATTTGCAACATCACCGAGTATGCAAAAGAAGTATGTAATGACAGTCGTATTATTGATATTGTTGGTGGTTTCCACCTACAGAATCCATCAAAAAAGCAGTTAAAGGGAACTGTTGAATATATGATGAAATTAAATCCGAAAGAAACCCATGCATGTCATTGTACTGACCTTTATTCAAAGATTGAATTGTCAAAAGCTGTCAGAATCAAAGAAGTTGGTGCGGGGTTGCAATTAATATATGAGTGA
- a CDS encoding metal-dependent transcriptional regulator — protein sequence MLSSKAEDYLEAILNLTEDKGYARIKDIAVALNRRPPSVTEMVKRLDEMGYVVYRKYEGITLTEKGKERAHVIKDRHDTLKDFLMMINVPENIADKDACTMEHELDATTIKNVRNFVDFVNTAPDSPQWLEHFKKFCKTGKHPCQ from the coding sequence ATGTTGTCCAGTAAAGCTGAAGATTATCTTGAAGCGATTCTCAACCTTACAGAAGATAAAGGATATGCCAGGATAAAGGATATAGCAGTCGCTTTGAACCGCAGGCCACCAAGCGTTACTGAGATGGTGAAAAGACTTGACGAGATGGGTTATGTAGTATACAGGAAATATGAAGGGATAACACTTACTGAAAAAGGTAAGGAGAGAGCACATGTCATAAAAGACCGGCATGATACCCTGAAAGATTTTTTGATGATGATAAATGTACCTGAAAATATCGCAGATAAGGATGCCTGCACAATGGAACATGAGTTAGATGCGACTACAATAAAAAACGTCAGGAACTTTGTCGATTTTGTAAATACTGCACCTGATTCTCCACAGTGGCTTGAACACTTCAAAAAATTCTGCAAAACTGGAAAGCACCCGTGTCAATAA
- a CDS encoding FeoC-like transcriptional regulator, with the protein MSKMKQVLSQFTNRNTSSMTMDMLAKELDLNKSTLLAITEFMEHEGYIETTKTQSFCSSCSGCSKCGSETKMYRLTLKGKNFVNNDS; encoded by the coding sequence ATGAGTAAAATGAAACAGGTATTATCACAGTTCACGAACAGGAATACCAGCAGTATGACAATGGACATGCTTGCCAAAGAGTTGGATTTGAACAAATCCACACTTCTGGCAATTACCGAGTTCATGGAACATGAAGGTTATATCGAAACTACAAAAACTCAGTCTTTTTGTTCAAGTTGTTCGGGATGTTCTAAATGCGGTTCTGAAACAAAGATGTACAGGTTGACATTGAAAGGAAAAAATTTTGTCAATAACGATTCATGA